CATATAAAACATCTGCCATGCTTCCCCTTTAAGCATAGATATTCTTTCCCATCCTTTACTTTCAGTAACTGCTCGATATGCTTTTTCCATAGCAAGATAGGGATTTAACCCTTGATCCTCTTTCCATTCTTCTATTGTCCATTCCTTTGGTTCATCAAATCCTTGGCAAAATTCAAATTTAATTAATCTATACTTTCCCTCATTAGGAGTTTGTTCGATGGGATAAGCACGGCATGGCCAAGGTCTGTCTGAATAGATTATACATCCCTCAGGGGTAACAAAAGGGCAACTTTTTTCCTCATTATCTCGCATTTTAAGAAGTACTAATGGAAGACCCTTTTGTCCTTTCCTAGGTAAAGTATATTTTAATAAAAATTCTTCAGAAGATATACCAAGAGCCTTTTTCATACGCATAACATCATAAGGCATCAACCATATATTTACATTTTTGCAACACTTAGTATAGCAAGAAAGCCCTTTATGACAAGCAAAACGAAATTTACTATTTGTAGTCAGAAGTGTTTCCATTTTTTCCATTTTTATGCAAGTAATTTTTGAATCTTCTGTGCTATTACACCGACAGAAAATGGTTTTTCTACTAGTTCTTCTGCTCCAATTTCTTCAAGGGATAAACCGCCATGATTATATCCAGTCATTAAAATAATCTTAACATCAGGTTTTTTTACTTTAATTTTTTTCGCCAATTTAATACCAGAAGCTTTAGGCATTACAATATCTAAAACCACTAAATTAATTTCTTTTTCATGTTCTACAAAAACTAACCAACCTTCTTCTCCATCTTGAGCTTGAAATACTTTATAACCCAATTCTTCAAGAAATTCTTTAAAAACTTTTACTAACTCTTCCTCATCTTCTACAATCAAAATACCTTTTTCTTGCGCCTTTTCAAATGTTTCTAATGTTTCGGCACTTTTAGTTTTGATTAATGGAAAGTATATTTTAAATTCAGCTCCTTTACCTACATCACTTTCCACTACAATATAACCATTAACTTGTTTAACAATACCATAAACAGTAGCTAAACCCATCCCTGTTCCTTTATCTGGACCTTTGGTAGTAAAAAAAGGATCAAAAATACGGTGTTGTATCTCTTTAGGAATACCCTCACCTGTATCTTTAACACTAAGACATATATATTCACCTGACTTCATAAAAGGATATCGTTTTATTTCTTCTTCCCCAACCATTTCTTCTGTAAGTCTAATGTATATATCTCCTCCTTCAGGCATAGCATCACAGGCATTAGTAGCTAGATTTAAAATTACCTGTTGAATTTGAGTTGGATCAGCTTCAATTTTAGAATTTGAATGAATATCTAAATGAATATTAATATTTTCAGGAATAGTTCTTTTTAATAATTTTACTGTTTCTTTTACTAGAGGAGCTAATACAAATTTTTGTTTTTCAACTATAGATTGTCGAGCAAATGTTAAGAGTTGTTCAATAAGTTGATGAGTCTGATTACAAGCATCAATCAAACCAGAAAAGTATTTATAATGAGGGCTTTTTTCATCAATTTGCATAGCAATAAGCTGAGCATAACCCATAATAATCATAAGTAAATTATTAAATTCATGAGCAATACCTGAAACCATAGTACCAATAGTTTCATAGCGTTGTGAAAGAAATTGGCTTGTTTCTTTTAATTTTTTTTCTAAAGCGAGTTTTTGCAATAATTCAGGGAGCCAATCAATATTACTTATGTCTAAGAAATTTATTTGAGAAAGTTTTTTATCTAAAATTTCATGAGAAATTTTTTTATTTTGTTCAAAATTGATAATAATATCCAGACTTTCATCCTCTAAAAAAGGTCTATAATCCTCTTTTATAGAAATACCTAATTCTTGAGCAAGAGGTATAGCTGGAGCATTTAAATCTTTTTCTACCAAAGCTGTGATTTTTAAAAAAGAATTGCGAAATTCTTTAATAAATTTTAATAACGATAAACATTTTTCATTACCACCGATAATTACGCTTTTTAAAATCACCTTAATTTCCTTCCTTTAAAAGATTTTTAGAATTAAAAAAGGACATTGCTTTCTCTAATCCTTCTGTTATTATTTTTGTTAATGCAATACAAACTTGCTTAAAAATAATTTTTAACTCTTCTTTTTCTTTCGAAGAAAATTCACCCAATACATAATTAATTGCATTTTTTGTTGGTGGACGTCCAATACCAATTTTTAATCTAGGTATATTTTTTGTTTTAAGATAATCTTGAATAGAACTTACACCTTTGTGTCCACCACTTCCTCCTCCCTTTACTATTTTTATCTTACCCCACGAAATATCCATATCATCGTGAATAATTAAAATTTGTGAAGGAGAGATTTTAAAATAAGACATAAGCCATAAAGCTGCTTCACCACTGAGATTCATAAAAGTAAGAGGTTTTGCCACTATTATTTCATGTGTTTTTATTTCTGTTTTTCCCCACCATGTTAAGGAATTTTCATTTTCTTCTTTTAAACCATACAATGAAATTAAACTATCAATTGCCATAAATCCCATGTTATGTCTTGTTTTAAAATAAGCATTTCCTGGATTTCCTAAGCCTAAAAGGAGCTTAATAGTTTCAATCACTCTAAACAGCAGCTTCTTCTTTTTCTTCTTCAACAGCTTCTTCTGCTTCAGGAGCTACTATTGTTACTATTGGCACCTGTGGGTCTTCTTCTATTTTTACACCTTCAGGTAAGGTAATATCTGCTACATAAATAGAATCTCCAATATCTAAATGGCTTACATCTATTTCAATATGTTCAGGTAATAAATGAGGTAATGCAGAAACACTTAATTCCCTTAAATGCTGCTCAAGTACACCACCTTTTTCTAACCCTTTAGGTTTACCTACAATAGAAATAGGTATATCCATCGTCAGTTCTTTATCCATAGCTACTTCGTAAAAATCCACATGAATTATTTGATCTGTTATTGGATGTAAATCCACATCTTTTATTAAGACTTTTTTCCTTTGAGAAGATTCTCCGTTTACGACTTCTAAATCAATAAATGAAGTTCCTTTTTGGGTTAAAATTTTTAAAAGCTGAGAAAGTTCAACAGCAATAGGAATAGGTGAAGTACTTGGACCATAAATAATGGCTGGAATAAAACCTTGACGACGAAGTTTCTTTGCTACTTCCTTACCTGTTTTTTTTCTTATTTGAGCTTTCAGTAAATTTTCCACATCTACCTCCTTTATACAAACAATGTGCTAATAGATGTTTCCTCATGAATACGTTTTATTGCCTCCCCTAAAAGTGAAGCTACAGATAATACTTCAATTTTTTCACAGTTTTTAGCTTTTTCTCTTAATGGAATAGTATTTGTTACTACAAGTCTTTTAATAGGGGATTTCATAAGACGCTCTAAAGCTGGCCCTGAAAGCACAGGATGAGTACAACAAGCATAAACTTCTTTTGCTCCCCTTTCTAAAAGCACATGAGCAGCTTCAGTAAGAGTACCAGCTGTATCTACCATGTCATCTAAAATAATAACTGTTTTTTCTTTAATATCGCCGATAACATTTACAGCTTCTGCTATATTAGGAGCATCACGTCGTTTATCAATGATAGCAAGATTTGCTCCCAATCTTTTAGCAAAAGCCCTAGCCCTTTCTACTCCACCAGCATCTGGTGAAACAATAGTTAAATTGTCTTTAAAATGCTGTTTAATATAATCTAACATTACTGGTGCTGCAAAAAGATGGTCAACAGGGATATTAAAAAAGCCTTGAATTTGGCCAACGTGTAAATCCATGGAAAGTACTCTATCAGCTCCAGCTGTAGTGATTAAATCTGCCACTAATTTAGCTGTAATGGGTACTCTAGGTTTTACTTTTCGGTCCTGACGTCCATATCCATAATAAGGAATTACAGCTGTAATACGTCTAGCTGAAGCCCTTTTTAAAGCATCAATTATAATAAGAAGTTCCATTAAATTGTGATTAACAGGTGGACAAGTAGATTGAATAACAAATACATCCTTTCCTCTTACATTTTCACCTATCTCTACTCTTGTCTCTCCATCACTAAAAGTACCAACTAATGCTTTCCCTATTGGAATACCTAAATAATCAGCAATTTCTTTAGATAACACTGGATTAGCATTTCCACTAAAAAGTACTAAATTATCCATTTTAAAACCCTATAAAACAAAAAAATGGCTGGGGTGGGAGGATTCGAACCTCCGAATGCGGGATCCAAAGTCCCGTGCCTTACCGCTTGGCGACACCCCAGTTTATAAACCTTTTACTAAAAAACTCTGCCAATTTTTTGGCAATTTCAAAGCACTTTTTACTGCCAAAGCCTCTTTTTTATTTTTAAATACAGCTATTACACTTCCCCCACTTCCACTCATTATTACATGTTTAGCTCCAGCCACTTTTAGCCGCTCTTTAGCCACTTGAACCTCTGGAAACTCTTTTTTTACTCCAGTTTCTAAATCATTTTGTAGATGTTTTATAATATCTTGTGCACATATTATTTTAGTTTGAAATTTCTCCCTTGTCAATCTTACCTGCTGATAAGCCCAGGCTGTAGAAATTTTTATAGGAGGTAAAACAATAATATACCAAAATAATAATGAAAAAGGTAAAAATTTCAATTTTTCGCCCCTTCCAGTAGCAATTGCTGTCTTTTTAAAGATAAAAAATGGCACATCACTCCCTAATTCAGCAGCCATTTTAGATAATTCATTTAAAGAAAAAGGTTCTGCTAAAAGAGTATTTAATCCTAAAAGGGTATTAGCAGCATCACTACTTCCTCCTCCTAAACCAGCAGCAATTGGAATGTTTTTTATAAGATGAATATTAGCTCCTAAAGGTTTTTTAAAAAAAGAAAAAAATAATTTTGCTGCTTTGTAAATTAAATTATTTTTTTCCAAAAACAAATCATTATTATTTATAATCGTAAGGGTAATTTTTTTGTCTGATGTTAGCTTTATAAAAATAATATCAAACAAACTTACTGGTTGCATAAGAGTAAAAATCTCATGAAATCCATTTAAACGTCTATTTAAAACTTTTAAGATTAAATTAACTTTTGCTGGAGCAAAGAAATAATCAGATTTCACTATCTTGAAGGCACCTGCACAGGAATAAAAATTGTCATATCTTGACGTCTTACAAGAAAAAGTAATATTTTGCCAGGTTTTGCTTGTTGGATAATCTTGTAATAATCTTCAAGATTCTTTATTGATTTACGATTAATTTCAAGGACAATATCACCTCTTCTCAAACCTGCCTCATCTGCAATGCTTCCTCTTTTTACCCATGTAATAATTACTCCCTCTTTTGTTTCTGCTACTTCTATACCTAAATAGCGGGATGTCATCTGTGGCTTTTTTGAAATACTTACTTCTTCTTTAAGCTCGCCAATAATCACTTTTAATGTTTTTATTTTACCATTTCGCCAAACTTTTATCTCTACTTTTTTACCTACAGGGGTCATAGCTACAAGACGGGGGAGTTGGTTCATTTCTTTAATAGAATGTCCATCATATTCAATTATAACATCACCTCTTTTTATACCTGCTTTATCAGCTGGACTACCAGGAGTAACATCTCCTACTAAAGCTCCTTTTGGTTCTTTTAAACCTAAAGCTTGAGCTAATTTAGGTGTTACCTCTTGCACTACTACACCAAGCCAACCCCGAATTACTCGATGATGTTTTTTTAATTGAGCAACAATAACTTTTGCCATATTAATAGGAATAGCAAAACCAATACCTTGTGCCTGAGCTACAATTGCTGTATTAATGCCTACTACTTCCCCTTTTAAATTAAGCAATGGACCACCACTATTACCTGGATTAATAGCTGCATCAGTCTGAAGAAAATTGTCATAAGGTCCAGCTCCTATAATCCTTTCTTTAGCACTTATAATGCCCACAGTGACAGTATGACCTAAACCAAAAGGATTACCAATAGCAATTACCCAATCACCTACTTGTAAAGTATCTGAATCACCAAGAGGTAAAGTAGGCAGATTTTTTGCATTGATTTTTAATAAAGCAATATCTGTTTTAGGATCTCTTCCAACTATTTCTGCTCTATATTCTTTTTGATTTAAAAGTTTAACCAAAATTTCAGTAGCTTTTTCCACCACATGATTATTTGTTAAAATATAACCTGATTCATCAAGAATAAAACCAGAACCTAAACTCCTTTGTTTAAGTTCCGGTTGAGGAATTTCACCAAAAAATTTTTCAAAAAATTCTCTAAATGGGTCTTCTTCACCAAATGGCCCAAAAAAATATTTAAAAACAGGACCTGGTCTTACTACTTTAACTGTACTAATATTAACTACGCTTTTACTTGCCTTTTTGACAATAGGAGAAAAGGTAGGAAGAAAATTTATTTTTTCTTTAACAGGATTTGCTGGAGAGTGATTTACAAATTGCATACCAGTGAGCCAAACAACACCAATAATAAAAGAACAAATACTTACCAATATTAATGACCACCAAGGAAATTTATATTTCATTTTTTCCTCCTATTTTTTGACCTGTTTTACATATTTGATCCGTAAGTCAAAAAGAATGTTGTTTAATAATCCTTCTTCTTCAGCATCTAGGTTGCCTTTTGTTTTTTCCTTAAGCATTTCTAAAATATCTATTGTTTGTTTAGCTAAAATTAGATTTTTTTTATATTCACCTGTAGAAGGATCAGGTATTTCTCCTAAATGCATAAGTGCCGATGAACTGAGAGAAACAATAAAAGTAGAAAAATTTACTGGGGGTAAAGATTCTTCTTTTTTTTCTACTGTTTCTTTTTTCTCTTCTTTAAAAATGCGTCTTTTATCTATTACTTTAAAGCCTTTCTCCTCTTCCATTTTTTCCCTCCACTTTCTATAATTCCAGGGCTACAGCTGACATTACATGAGGTAATGTTTTTATTTCTTCTAATACTGGCTTAGGTACAGGTATATTAGTAGAAAGCAAAATCAAAGTTTGTCCAGTAACTTCATCCTGTCCTACATGCATTCTGCCAATATTAATCTGATGTCGTCCCAAAACAGTACCAATATTACCAATAACGCCAGGTCTATCTACATTTTGAATCAAAAGCATATGACCTTCTGGTACAGCTTCTAGAGCAAAGCCATCTAAACGTACAATACGTGGCTTATTTTTACCAAAAATAGTACCTGTAATAGATTTTTTCTCGCCAGTTTCTGTATGTACTGTCAAAACAATAACATTAGTAAAATCTGTAGGAATTTCTCGTTTTGATTCTTTAACTTGAATTCCTCTTTCTGTTGCTAACAAAAGTGCATTAACAAAGTTTACTTGTTCTCCTAAGATAGGAGTAAGCAAACCTTTTAATGCAGCAATTTTAATAGGTTGAGTATCCGCTTTTGTAACTTCTCCTATATATTCTATTTCTACTTCCTTTATTGGGTCTTTTACTACTTGAGTATGAAACATTCCCATCTTTTCAGCTAATGTGAGATACGGACCTAAGGTAGCTAACAATTCTTGACTAATAGAAGGAACATTAACAGCATTACGCACAATTCCATGAATAAGATAATCAATTACTTGTTCAGCAATAGCAATAGCTACATTTGTCTGAGCCTCTTCAGTAGAGGCACCTAAATGAGGTGTACAGATTACATTATCTAATTGTAAAAGTGGATTATCTTTAGGAGGCTCTTCTTCAAAAACATCTAATGCTGCTCCAGCTACCTTTCCACGAATTAAAGCATCATATAAATCTGATTCTTTAACAATACCACCCCTTGCACAATTTATAATCATAACACCGTCTTTCATTTGAGCAAATGCCTTTTTATCTACTAAATACTTTGTTTCAGGAGTAAGAGGAGTATGAATAGTGATAAAATCTGCTCTTTGATAAAGTTCTTCTAATGGGACTAGTTCCACGCCTAATTTTTCTGCCATCTCTGGACGAACAAAAGGATCATAAGCAATAACTTCCATCTTTAATCCTTTTGCTCTATCTGCTACAATACTACCAATACGACCTAAACCAATAATGCCTAAAGTCTTTCGATAAAGTTCGCGTCCTTGAAATCTTTTCTTTTCCCATTTTCCTGCTTTAAGAGAGGCTGTTGCTTGAGGAATATTTCTTGCAAGAGCCATAAGGAGAGCAATAGTATGCTCTGCAGTAGTGACAACATTACCCTCAGGTGCATTCATTACAACAATACCTTTCTTAGTAGCTGTTTTTATATCCACATTGTCTAAACCAATACCTGCACGTCCAATAACCTTTAAATTTTTAGCGGCATCAATAAGCTCAGCTGTAACTTTTGTAGCACTGCGAATAATTAGAGCATGAGCTTCCTTAACTCTTTCTTTCAATTCTTCAGGAGAAAGAGAAGTGGCTAATTCTACTTCAAACTCAGGCACTCTTTCAAACAATTCAATACCTTTAGGAGAAATATTATCACTAATAAGGATCCTATACTTCATCTTTTATCTCCTTATGAAGTAAGGAAAATTTTTTGCATAGTTTTTACGCCTATACCTGGCGTTAAAGAATATCCTAACTCAATTAATACTCGTTCTAAAGCAGCAATTACCATTATTAAATCTTGTTCATCTACATAGCCCATATGAGAAATACGAAAGATTTTTCCTTTAAGTTTAGCCTGACCACCAGCAATAATAATACCATATGCCCGTAAACGTTTCACTATCTCTTGAGCATCAATACCTTTTGGCGCTAAAACAGCAGTTAAAATTTCTGAAGGATTTTCTTTTGTAAAAAGCTCTAATCCCATAGCCTCTATTGCCTTTTTTACAGCTAAAGAAAAACGTTGATGTTTAGCAATAATATTTTCAAGACCTTCTTCTTTAATGCGCTTTAAATTCTCTCTTAAACCCAAAATTAATGAAACAGCAGCAGTATAAGCAGTTTGATTTTTAGCTAAACTTTTTCTTTCTTTAAGGAAGTCAAAATAATATCTAGGCAATTGTGCCTTTTTTACAAATTGCCAAGCTTTATCACTTAAACATACAAAGGCTAATCCTGGTGGTAGCATTAAAGCCTTTTGAGAACCAGCAACAACAACATCTAAATACCATTCATCTGTTCTAATTTCCATCGCTCCTAAAGCAGAAATAGCATCAACTACAAGAATAGTATCCTCTTTCTGATGAATAATTTCTCCAATTTCTTTTAATGGAAATTTTACACCAGTGGAGGTTTCATGAGCTTGAATAAATACTGCCTTTATCTCAGGGTGTTTCTCTAATGCTTCAGCAATCTGAGCAATCTTTACACATCTTCCCCATTCAATATCTATATTAATGGTTTTTACTCCATATGCTTCACAAATCTCTGCCCAACGTTCACCAAACTTCCCTGCTCTTACAACTAAGGCTGTATCTCCTGAAGAAAGAGTATTAGTTACTGCTCCTTCCATAGCACCAGTACCAGTAGAGGCAAATATTAAAACATCATTTTTTGTTTGAAACACATACTTTAAGTCTTCTTTTACTTCAGCAAGAATAGAGGCAAATTGTGGCGAACGATGGTGGAGAATGGGTACTGCCATTGCCAATAAAGTTTCTGGTGGTACTGGAGTTGGACCCGGAGTAAAAAGATAATATTTTTTCATCTTTCTTCTCCAAAAAAAGTAGAGTAAACATTTAACACCCCATAATTAGAATGTCAACGATTTATGTTGCCTTTTTGTTATTAAAATGATAAATTAAAATAATGACTGTTATTAGTTTAATTCTTATTCTTTTTTTAATTATTAATCAGGTTTTAGCAGAAGAAGCTGTTTATGTAGGAATGGAAAAATGCAAGCCATGTCATTCTGCATATGTAGAAGCATATTCTGGATTTAAACGTTCTAGAAATTTTCGTATTTTAGAAATGAGAGGAAAAGAACATGACCCTCAATGTTTGCCATGTCATACTACTGGATATGGAGAACCAGGAGGATTTATTAGTGTAGAAAAAACTCCTCATCTTAAAAATGTTCAGTGTGAAGTTTGCCATGGGCCTGCCAGCCTTCATATAAAAGCCAAAACTATGGAAGAAAAAAGAAAAACAATAAAGATTCCTAAAAATCTTTGTACTAAATGCCATACACAACACGGACACAGAGAATATTAGTTTTAAAGTGAAAAAATTATTTCAAAGTTTAAGTACTAAACTAACTTGTAGTATCGGTTTGGCTTTAGTCATTAGTTTAGTTATTTTTACTTATAGAGACTTAAAAAAATTTGAAAATGTTTTTCTAGAAGAAGCAAGAAAAAAAGCTCTAGATATTACTGATACTGTTATGAAAAGTATAGAATATCCTATGCTTGATGGTGAAATGGAAGATGTACAAGCTATTTTAGAAAGAGTTAATGCTTTAAAAGATTTACGTATAATTCATCTTTGTGATCCAGATGGCGTAATTAAATATAGTGGAACATTTAAAAGAATAGGAAAAAAAACTAAATCTGAGATTACATTAAAAGTTTTGCGTGACTATACACCAGCAAAAGGAGTAGAAACATGGTTAGGGGAAGCAAAGGTTTTTCGATATGCTGTACCTATAATGAATGAAAAAGCTTGTTATAAATGTCACGGTAGTAAAAAGAAAGTTTTAGGAGTATTGACTATTGGATTTGATTGGAATCCCGTTGAAGAGAAGCTCAGAATACATCGAAACAATCTTATTATTAATCTTTTTATTTCAACAATGCTGTTAATTGGGCTAATTACTGGATTACTTCATTATATGGTAATAATTCCTGTACAAAGGCTTACTAAAGCAGCTAAGGCTATTGCTAAAGGGAATTTAGGACAAGAAATACCAGTTACTAAGTCAAAGGATGAAGTTGGAGAATTGACTTTTGCCTTTCGTGAGATGCAAGCTAGTCTTATTAAGTTAACTACAGATTTAAAGGCTTCTAGTGAAGAATTGAAAAAGATGTATGATTTTCAAAAAAAACTTATTGAAAATTCAATTGATGGCATTGTAGCTACTGATGAAAAAAGAAATATTGTAATCTTTAATGAAAGAGCAGAAGCTATTTTTGGTTATTCTCAAGAAGAAGTTGTTGGTAAAATGAAAATAGATGAACTTTACCCTCCAGGAGTAAGCAAAAAGATTGAAAGAGTTTTATATGATGATAATTTTGGTGGAAGAGGAAGATTAGCTAATTATGAAACAGTGATTATAAATAAAAAGGGAGAACAAGTACCTGTATGGCTTTCAGCCGCTTTGATACATGGAGAAAATGGTAAAGAAATAGGTACTGTAGTGGTATTTAGAGACCTAACTGAAAGAAAAGAATTAGAAGAAAAAATCCTTCAATCAGAAAGATTGGCTACAATTGGTCGAGGTGTATCATACATAGGCCATGAAATTAAAAATCCTTTAATTATTATTGGAGGCTTTACTCAACAGGTACTTTATTCTACTAAGGATGAAAAAAATCGACAAAAACTACAAATTGTGTTAGAAGAAATTGAAAGATTAAATCAATTTCTTACAAGTATTAGTGATTTTACAAAATTTACAAAACCTCAATTAAGTATTTCTAATATTAATGATATTGTAA
This DNA window, taken from Candidatus Desulfofervidus auxilii, encodes the following:
- a CDS encoding ribose-phosphate pyrophosphokinase, whose translation is MDNLVLFSGNANPVLSKEIADYLGIPIGKALVGTFSDGETRVEIGENVRGKDVFVIQSTCPPVNHNLMELLIIIDALKRASARRITAVIPYYGYGRQDRKVKPRVPITAKLVADLITTAGADRVLSMDLHVGQIQGFFNIPVDHLFAAPVMLDYIKQHFKDNLTIVSPDAGGVERARAFAKRLGANLAIIDKRRDAPNIAEAVNVIGDIKEKTVIILDDMVDTAGTLTEAAHVLLERGAKEVYACCTHPVLSGPALERLMKSPIKRLVVTNTIPLREKAKNCEKIEVLSVASLLGEAIKRIHEETSISTLFV
- a CDS encoding cytochrome c family protein, whose amino-acid sequence is MTVISLILILFLIINQVLAEEAVYVGMEKCKPCHSAYVEAYSGFKRSRNFRILEMRGKEHDPQCLPCHTTGYGEPGGFISVEKTPHLKNVQCEVCHGPASLHIKAKTMEEKRKTIKIPKNLCTKCHTQHGHREY
- a CDS encoding ATP-binding protein codes for the protein MILKSVIIGGNEKCLSLLKFIKEFRNSFLKITALVEKDLNAPAIPLAQELGISIKEDYRPFLEDESLDIIINFEQNKKISHEILDKKLSQINFLDISNIDWLPELLQKLALEKKLKETSQFLSQRYETIGTMVSGIAHEFNNLLMIIMGYAQLIAMQIDEKSPHYKYFSGLIDACNQTHQLIEQLLTFARQSIVEKQKFVLAPLVKETVKLLKRTIPENINIHLDIHSNSKIEADPTQIQQVILNLATNACDAMPEGGDIYIRLTEEMVGEEEIKRYPFMKSGEYICLSVKDTGEGIPKEIQHRIFDPFFTTKGPDKGTGMGLATVYGIVKQVNGYIVVESDVGKGAEFKIYFPLIKTKSAETLETFEKAQEKGILIVEDEEELVKVFKEFLEELGYKVFQAQDGEEGWLVFVEHEKEINLVVLDIVMPKASGIKLAKKIKVKKPDVKIILMTGYNHGGLSLEEIGAEELVEKPFSVGVIAQKIQKLLA
- the pth gene encoding aminoacyl-tRNA hydrolase; the encoded protein is MIETIKLLLGLGNPGNAYFKTRHNMGFMAIDSLISLYGLKEENENSLTWWGKTEIKTHEIIVAKPLTFMNLSGEAALWLMSYFKISPSQILIIHDDMDISWGKIKIVKGGGSGGHKGVSSIQDYLKTKNIPRLKIGIGRPPTKNAINYVLGEFSSKEKEELKIIFKQVCIALTKIITEGLEKAMSFFNSKNLLKEGN
- a CDS encoding alanine--glyoxylate aminotransferase family protein; amino-acid sequence: MKKYYLFTPGPTPVPPETLLAMAVPILHHRSPQFASILAEVKEDLKYVFQTKNDVLIFASTGTGAMEGAVTNTLSSGDTALVVRAGKFGERWAEICEAYGVKTINIDIEWGRCVKIAQIAEALEKHPEIKAVFIQAHETSTGVKFPLKEIGEIIHQKEDTILVVDAISALGAMEIRTDEWYLDVVVAGSQKALMLPPGLAFVCLSDKAWQFVKKAQLPRYYFDFLKERKSLAKNQTAYTAAVSLILGLRENLKRIKEEGLENIIAKHQRFSLAVKKAIEAMGLELFTKENPSEILTAVLAPKGIDAQEIVKRLRAYGIIIAGGQAKLKGKIFRISHMGYVDEQDLIMVIAALERVLIELGYSLTPGIGVKTMQKIFLTS
- a CDS encoding DUF1844 domain-containing protein, with the translated sequence MEEEKGFKVIDKRRIFKEEKKETVEKKEESLPPVNFSTFIVSLSSSALMHLGEIPDPSTGEYKKNLILAKQTIDILEMLKEKTKGNLDAEEEGLLNNILFDLRIKYVKQVKK
- a CDS encoding YkgJ family cysteine cluster protein, with the translated sequence METLLTTNSKFRFACHKGLSCYTKCCKNVNIWLMPYDVMRMKKALGISSEEFLLKYTLPRKGQKGLPLVLLKMRDNEEKSCPFVTPEGCIIYSDRPWPCRAYPIEQTPNEGKYRLIKFEFCQGFDEPKEWTIEEWKEDQGLNPYLAMEKAYRAVTESKGWERISMLKGEAWQMFYMACYNTDKFRTFLFTGQTLKRLKVPSERVQKIKEDDEELLKFAFEWVRFAILGEPIFII
- a CDS encoding 50S ribosomal protein L25/general stress protein Ctc, with the protein product MENLLKAQIRKKTGKEVAKKLRRQGFIPAIIYGPSTSPIPIAVELSQLLKILTQKGTSFIDLEVVNGESSQRKKVLIKDVDLHPITDQIIHVDFYEVAMDKELTMDIPISIVGKPKGLEKGGVLEQHLRELSVSALPHLLPEHIEIDVSHLDIGDSIYVADITLPEGVKIEEDPQVPIVTIVAPEAEEAVEEEKEEAAV
- the serA gene encoding phosphoglycerate dehydrogenase; this encodes MKYRILISDNISPKGIELFERVPEFEVELATSLSPEELKERVKEAHALIIRSATKVTAELIDAAKNLKVIGRAGIGLDNVDIKTATKKGIVVMNAPEGNVVTTAEHTIALLMALARNIPQATASLKAGKWEKKRFQGRELYRKTLGIIGLGRIGSIVADRAKGLKMEVIAYDPFVRPEMAEKLGVELVPLEELYQRADFITIHTPLTPETKYLVDKKAFAQMKDGVMIINCARGGIVKESDLYDALIRGKVAGAALDVFEEEPPKDNPLLQLDNVICTPHLGASTEEAQTNVAIAIAEQVIDYLIHGIVRNAVNVPSISQELLATLGPYLTLAEKMGMFHTQVVKDPIKEVEIEYIGEVTKADTQPIKIAALKGLLTPILGEQVNFVNALLLATERGIQVKESKREIPTDFTNVIVLTVHTETGEKKSITGTIFGKNKPRIVRLDGFALEAVPEGHMLLIQNVDRPGVIGNIGTVLGRHQINIGRMHVGQDEVTGQTLILLSTNIPVPKPVLEEIKTLPHVMSAVALEL
- the ispE gene encoding 4-(cytidine 5'-diphospho)-2-C-methyl-D-erythritol kinase; its protein translation is MKSDYFFAPAKVNLILKVLNRRLNGFHEIFTLMQPVSLFDIIFIKLTSDKKITLTIINNNDLFLEKNNLIYKAAKLFFSFFKKPLGANIHLIKNIPIAAGLGGGSSDAANTLLGLNTLLAEPFSLNELSKMAAELGSDVPFFIFKKTAIATGRGEKLKFLPFSLLFWYIIVLPPIKISTAWAYQQVRLTREKFQTKIICAQDIIKHLQNDLETGVKKEFPEVQVAKERLKVAGAKHVIMSGSGGSVIAVFKNKKEALAVKSALKLPKNWQSFLVKGL
- a CDS encoding DegQ family serine endoprotease — translated: MKYKFPWWSLILVSICSFIIGVVWLTGMQFVNHSPANPVKEKINFLPTFSPIVKKASKSVVNISTVKVVRPGPVFKYFFGPFGEEDPFREFFEKFFGEIPQPELKQRSLGSGFILDESGYILTNNHVVEKATEILVKLLNQKEYRAEIVGRDPKTDIALLKINAKNLPTLPLGDSDTLQVGDWVIAIGNPFGLGHTVTVGIISAKERIIGAGPYDNFLQTDAAINPGNSGGPLLNLKGEVVGINTAIVAQAQGIGFAIPINMAKVIVAQLKKHHRVIRGWLGVVVQEVTPKLAQALGLKEPKGALVGDVTPGSPADKAGIKRGDVIIEYDGHSIKEMNQLPRLVAMTPVGKKVEIKVWRNGKIKTLKVIIGELKEEVSISKKPQMTSRYLGIEVAETKEGVIITWVKRGSIADEAGLRRGDIVLEINRKSIKNLEDYYKIIQQAKPGKILLFLVRRQDMTIFIPVQVPSR